The following coding sequences lie in one Megalodesulfovibrio gigas DSM 1382 = ATCC 19364 genomic window:
- a CDS encoding NifB/NifX family molybdenum-iron cluster-binding protein → MSAIRIAVPSALPGGLDAAVGEHFGHCDIYTIITAQDGAVQAVETLENMPHVQGGCMAPVNHLASNGVQVLIAGGMGMRPLMGFQQVGITVFHGAGAPSVGHAVQALLEGALRPFAPEATCGGGCS, encoded by the coding sequence ATGAGCGCGATCCGCATCGCTGTTCCCTCTGCCCTGCCTGGCGGCCTTGATGCCGCCGTGGGCGAACACTTTGGTCATTGCGATATCTACACCATCATCACCGCCCAGGACGGCGCCGTGCAGGCCGTGGAGACGCTGGAAAACATGCCCCACGTGCAGGGCGGCTGCATGGCGCCGGTGAATCATCTCGCCTCCAACGGCGTGCAGGTGCTCATTGCCGGCGGCATGGGCATGCGCCCGCTCATGGGCTTTCAGCAGGTGGGCATCACCGTGTTCCACGGCGCGGGCGCACCCAGCGTGGGCCATGCGGTGCAGGCCTTGCTGGAAGGAGCCCTGCGGCCATTCGCACCGGAAGCCACCTGCGGTGGCGGCTGTTCGTGA
- a CDS encoding ATP-binding protein, with product MREVVVLSGKGGTGKTSITAAFAHLARKSILCDLDVDAPDLHILLQPSILETQDFVSGEEARIDAEACTGCGICRDRCAFDAVTEQDGVFAIDPLRCEGCMVCLALCPAGAVISEPRHCGVRHLSSTRFGPLVHARLFPGQENSGRLVALLRAQAREVAAAHCCGLILSDGSPGIGCPVISSLTGADMAVIVSEPTPSGRHDLERVAALSGHFRIPVGVIINKYDLNPQAALEMGAWCRGQGHRVLAHLPFDETVVQAMLQGKAVTECAAAAITPPLVDAWEHVESFLKTLPPAARNTRSGGLLERMS from the coding sequence GTGCGTGAAGTCGTGGTTCTCAGCGGCAAGGGTGGCACGGGCAAAACGTCCATCACCGCCGCCTTTGCCCATCTGGCCCGCAAGTCCATCCTCTGCGACCTGGATGTGGATGCCCCGGATCTGCACATCCTGCTGCAGCCGTCCATCCTGGAGACGCAGGATTTCGTCTCCGGCGAGGAAGCCCGCATCGATGCCGAGGCCTGTACCGGCTGCGGCATCTGCCGGGATCGCTGCGCCTTTGACGCGGTGACGGAGCAGGACGGGGTATTCGCCATCGATCCCCTGCGCTGCGAGGGCTGCATGGTGTGTCTGGCCCTGTGCCCGGCCGGGGCGGTGATTTCCGAGCCCAGGCACTGCGGGGTGCGGCATTTGAGCTCCACGCGGTTTGGCCCGCTGGTGCATGCCCGGCTGTTCCCGGGGCAGGAAAATTCCGGCCGGCTGGTAGCGCTGCTGCGCGCCCAGGCCCGGGAGGTGGCGGCGGCGCACTGTTGCGGGCTGATCCTCAGCGACGGCTCGCCCGGCATCGGGTGTCCGGTCATCAGTTCCCTTACCGGGGCAGACATGGCCGTGATCGTCAGCGAGCCCACGCCCTCGGGCCGGCACGATCTGGAGCGGGTGGCCGCCCTGAGCGGGCATTTTCGCATCCCCGTGGGCGTCATCATCAACAAATATGATCTGAACCCCCAGGCTGCCCTGGAAATGGGCGCCTGGTGCCGCGGGCAGGGGCATCGCGTGCTGGCGCATCTGCCCTTCGACGAAACCGTGGTCCAGGCCATGCTGCAGGGCAAGGCGGTGACGGAATGCGCCGCCGCGGCCATCACGCCGCCCCTGGTGGACGCCTGGGAACATGTGGAATCTTTTTTGAAAACCCTGCCACCCGCCGCCCGGAACACCCGCAGCGGCGGCCTTCTGGAGCGTATGTCATGA
- a CDS encoding sugar transferase codes for MQPYAPVSQSARRPFATAQGVRQFGYSRGSFLSITLFNMVLSSVMLLAALPIMVVIAIAIKLRDGGPVLYFGSRMGLGGKPFKMIKFRTLPVGADKLIGGELLSHQHKLTTPFSKLLRDTRLDELPQLVNVLKGDMDFVGPRPERPEVYAKLCKQIPNYEQRFMVRPGLIGYAQLFTPHSCPKRIRAFIDNKYVHLKRSIIWDLIIVVFTGVVLTRSVFVKGGAYFWRNAIRAWLLKDYMERRELERVTQRHASLCMRVFSDTSELCLGDFTLVDMNEECLKIYSDVDLEDQSIRIYRLGNVSRRLGKKKRKRCTVMGEVVRKRELPDAELRFVYIIRYKPISQLNQYLVDQYFLHKSIV; via the coding sequence ATGCAGCCGTATGCACCAGTCTCGCAGAGCGCCCGCCGCCCGTTCGCCACCGCCCAGGGTGTGCGCCAATTCGGGTATTCGCGGGGGTCCTTCCTTTCCATCACCCTGTTCAACATGGTGCTTTCCAGCGTCATGCTGCTGGCGGCCCTGCCCATCATGGTGGTCATCGCCATCGCCATCAAACTGCGCGATGGCGGGCCGGTGCTGTACTTCGGATCCCGGATGGGGCTGGGGGGCAAGCCGTTCAAGATGATAAAATTCCGCACCCTGCCTGTGGGGGCGGACAAGCTCATCGGCGGAGAGTTGCTCTCCCATCAGCACAAGCTCACCACCCCGTTCAGCAAGCTGCTGCGCGACACACGGCTTGATGAGCTGCCCCAGCTGGTCAACGTGCTCAAGGGCGACATGGATTTCGTGGGCCCCCGGCCAGAGCGGCCGGAAGTGTACGCCAAACTGTGCAAGCAGATTCCCAACTACGAACAGCGGTTCATGGTTCGCCCCGGGCTCATCGGCTATGCCCAGCTGTTCACCCCGCACAGCTGCCCCAAACGCATCCGGGCGTTCATCGACAACAAATATGTGCACCTCAAGCGCAGCATCATCTGGGATTTGATCATCGTCGTCTTCACCGGCGTGGTGCTTACCCGCTCGGTGTTCGTCAAGGGCGGCGCCTACTTCTGGCGCAACGCGATCAGGGCCTGGCTGCTCAAGGACTACATGGAACGCCGGGAGCTGGAACGGGTGACCCAGCGCCACGCCTCCCTGTGCATGCGGGTATTCAGCGATACCAGCGAGCTCTGCCTGGGCGATTTCACCCTGGTGGACATGAACGAAGAGTGTCTGAAAATCTATTCGGATGTGGATCTGGAAGATCAAAGCATCCGCATTTACAGGCTGGGCAACGTCTCCCGCCGCCTGGGCAAGAAAAAACGCAAGCGCTGCACCGTGATGGGAGAGGTGGTCCGCAAGCGTGAGCTGCCCGATGCAGAACTGCGCTTCGTGTACATCATTCGCTACAAGCCCATCAGCCAGCTTAATCAGTACCTGGTGGACCAATACTTCCTGCACAAGAGCATCGTGTAG
- a CDS encoding nucleotide-binding protein, whose translation MILAIASGKGGAGKTTVAASLVSVWDTPCAAVDLDVEEPNLHLFLNPTLAARTPVPMRVPVADMSRCTRCGACAELCRFKAVALLGQTLMVFPEMCHGCGGCFAVCPADALQEGQRELGVLEEGRVADLEQQTGQPRPFLMGRLRVGEAMSPPLMRAVKHRLREVLDGSSLAGSGMDAIIDGPPGVSCPAMQAVMDSDAVLLVAESTPFGVHDFALALEAFAPLQKPMGVVINRAGLGDDSVRRLCEEQGLPILAEIPHERAIAEHYARGGRVSELSESHAAMFRTLRDAIRTRLVPMSEGGSHGRSA comes from the coding sequence ATGATTCTCGCCATCGCCAGCGGCAAGGGCGGCGCCGGCAAAACCACTGTCGCCGCCTCCCTTGTCAGCGTATGGGACACGCCCTGCGCGGCCGTGGATCTGGATGTGGAAGAGCCAAACCTCCACCTCTTCCTCAACCCGACCCTCGCCGCGCGCACGCCCGTGCCCATGCGCGTGCCCGTGGCGGATATGAGCCGCTGCACCCGCTGCGGCGCCTGTGCGGAGTTGTGCCGCTTCAAGGCTGTGGCCCTGCTGGGGCAGACGCTGATGGTCTTCCCGGAAATGTGCCATGGCTGCGGCGGCTGCTTTGCCGTGTGTCCGGCAGATGCGCTGCAGGAAGGGCAACGGGAACTGGGCGTGCTGGAGGAGGGTCGGGTGGCAGATCTGGAGCAGCAGACCGGCCAGCCCCGGCCCTTCCTCATGGGTCGGCTCCGGGTGGGCGAGGCCATGAGCCCACCGCTTATGCGCGCGGTGAAGCATCGGCTGCGGGAGGTGCTGGACGGCAGCAGCCTGGCCGGCAGTGGCATGGACGCCATCATCGACGGCCCCCCCGGGGTGAGCTGCCCGGCCATGCAGGCCGTAATGGACAGCGACGCCGTGCTGCTGGTGGCGGAATCCACCCCCTTTGGCGTGCACGATTTCGCCCTGGCGCTGGAAGCCTTTGCCCCGTTGCAAAAGCCCATGGGCGTGGTGATCAACCGCGCCGGCCTGGGGGACGACTCCGTGCGTCGCCTGTGCGAGGAACAGGGACTGCCGATTCTGGCGGAGATCCCGCACGAGCGGGCCATTGCCGAGCATTACGCCCGGGGCGGCCGGGTCAGTGAACTGTCCGAGTCGCACGCGGCCATGTTCCGCACCCTCCGGGACGCCATCCGCACCCGGCTTGTTCCCATGTCCGAAGGAGGCAGCCATGGCCGAAGTGCGTGA
- a CDS encoding GNAT family N-acetyltransferase: MSKDAPPVIRQLESFEDARPLAAAWDALVARAGGHIFMTYDWLRCWWEHFGAEDSLRLLVLESAEGDLLGFAPWYVTRRRHVGMHLRTLCLVGDHDAGGDFLGMILQPGQERLARLCMEHLWQQGDWDLLEYGNAAAGDLPLTHLRHWLFANDVPFHLHHCHICPVLTVRPATVETFRAMPDVVYKKIILKDRDRFAKKHGMRMHRADAESLPADLARFFELHAARWDALGQTSSFAEPRRRSFFEHTAATCMALGRLRLFGMLVDGQMEAMEFGLAFAGKQYFLQSGRSEAGSKVKAGNMLQMEIIEASLGEIEEFHFLWGDEPYKYQTGAVPRMTITLQAARTARGRLALAAAQCRTAAKALARCLLSR, from the coding sequence GTGTCCAAAGACGCCCCCCCAGTCATCCGGCAGTTGGAGTCCTTCGAGGACGCCCGACCCCTGGCCGCCGCCTGGGATGCCCTGGTGGCCCGCGCCGGCGGGCACATCTTCATGACCTACGACTGGTTGCGGTGCTGGTGGGAGCACTTTGGCGCGGAGGATTCCCTGCGTCTGCTGGTGCTGGAATCTGCAGAAGGCGATTTGCTGGGCTTTGCGCCGTGGTACGTCACCCGCCGCAGGCATGTCGGGATGCACCTGCGCACCCTGTGCCTTGTGGGCGATCACGATGCCGGCGGCGATTTTCTGGGGATGATCCTCCAACCCGGACAGGAGCGGCTTGCCAGGCTGTGCATGGAACACCTGTGGCAGCAGGGAGACTGGGATCTGCTGGAATACGGCAACGCCGCGGCCGGGGATCTGCCCCTGACGCATCTGCGGCACTGGCTGTTCGCCAATGACGTGCCGTTCCACCTGCACCACTGCCACATCTGCCCCGTGCTGACGGTGCGGCCGGCCACGGTGGAGACCTTCCGGGCCATGCCGGACGTGGTGTACAAGAAGATCATCCTCAAGGACCGTGATCGCTTTGCCAAAAAGCACGGCATGCGCATGCACCGTGCCGATGCCGAATCCCTGCCGGCGGATCTGGCGCGATTCTTCGAACTCCATGCCGCCCGCTGGGACGCCCTGGGGCAGACAAGCTCCTTTGCCGAGCCCCGGCGGCGCAGCTTTTTCGAGCACACCGCCGCCACCTGCATGGCCCTGGGCCGGCTGCGGCTCTTCGGCATGCTGGTGGACGGGCAGATGGAGGCCATGGAGTTTGGTCTTGCCTTCGCCGGCAAGCAGTATTTCCTCCAGTCGGGCCGCAGCGAGGCCGGCTCCAAGGTCAAGGCCGGGAACATGCTGCAGATGGAAATCATCGAAGCGTCCCTGGGCGAGATCGAGGAATTCCATTTCCTGTGGGGCGACGAGCCGTACAAATACCAGACCGGTGCCGTCCCGCGCATGACGATCACCCTGCAGGCCGCCCGTACTGCCCGCGGCCGGCTGGCCCTGGCCGCCGCACAATGCCGGACCGCCGCCAAGGCCCTGGCGCGTTGCCTCCTCTCCCGCTGA
- a CDS encoding polysaccharide biosynthesis/export family protein: MNSTTFERDKATYPTPDFIFTEYRLKPGDVLDVLFQIRTWELKDKFTLTVDDLVQVKFVDLPELNEEQNVTPNGYIYLPYIGGIQVAGRTVDDVTQEIRGRFSSILRTPEIYITVPEFSSHIRELKADLHTAPRGLSRLVTIRPDGIVTLPLIGDVAAANKSIPELHKEIDVMYDNFLTGLHVDLFLEQSTGAVVYVMGAVTTPGSLEIRTPITVLDAVARAGGLTTQARPSKVVVFRKPLPNRRVEELPPAEQPKRLVLCCPGNDVEEPPARVVDPKEQLPDRTLMARGYDLERAMHGQEAGEHFWLKPDDIVFIPRRETAKWGEIMREVADIFLFNGWGIGFGADLLDDPLLDLVPGKSQNYSKSPDGRAELENNQ, from the coding sequence ATGAATTCTACAACCTTCGAGCGCGACAAGGCCACCTATCCCACGCCGGACTTCATCTTTACGGAATACCGACTCAAGCCCGGCGACGTGCTGGACGTGCTCTTCCAGATTCGTACCTGGGAACTCAAGGACAAGTTCACCCTTACCGTGGATGATCTGGTGCAGGTGAAGTTCGTGGACCTGCCGGAGCTCAACGAAGAGCAGAACGTCACCCCCAACGGCTACATCTATTTGCCCTATATCGGCGGAATTCAGGTGGCTGGCCGCACTGTGGATGACGTGACCCAGGAAATCCGCGGCCGGTTCTCCTCCATCCTGCGCACGCCGGAAATCTACATCACCGTGCCGGAATTCAGTTCTCATATCCGCGAACTCAAGGCAGACCTGCACACCGCTCCCCGCGGGCTTTCCCGGCTGGTGACCATCCGGCCGGACGGCATCGTCACCTTGCCCCTTATCGGGGACGTGGCGGCCGCGAACAAGAGCATTCCTGAGCTGCACAAGGAAATTGACGTCATGTACGACAACTTCCTCACCGGCCTGCACGTGGACCTCTTTCTGGAGCAGTCCACCGGCGCAGTGGTGTACGTGATGGGTGCGGTGACCACTCCCGGATCCCTGGAGATCCGCACTCCCATTACCGTGCTGGATGCCGTGGCGCGCGCCGGCGGGCTCACCACCCAGGCCCGGCCCTCCAAGGTGGTGGTGTTCCGCAAGCCGCTGCCCAACCGCCGCGTGGAAGAACTGCCCCCGGCAGAGCAGCCCAAGCGTCTGGTGCTCTGCTGCCCGGGCAACGATGTGGAAGAACCGCCCGCACGCGTGGTGGACCCCAAGGAACAACTGCCAGACCGCACCCTCATGGCGCGCGGTTACGACCTGGAACGAGCCATGCATGGCCAGGAAGCAGGCGAACACTTCTGGCTCAAGCCGGACGACATCGTCTTCATCCCCCGGCGGGAAACAGCCAAGTGGGGCGAAATCATGCGGGAAGTGGCGGATATCTTCCTGTTCAACGGCTGGGGCATCGGTTTCGGGGCAGATCTGCTGGACGATCCGCTCCTCGACCTGGTGCCCGGCAAGTCGCAGAACTACTCCAAGTCCCCCGACGGCAGGGCAGAGCTGGAGAACAACCAGTAA
- a CDS encoding GumC family protein codes for MIRTEDYMREFVQICFAQKRIIIGTTILFTLAAAVIWQFYPPTFAADGSLLVKGNRVQVDPGTLENVQARVMEITMRELNTEKEMLLSPDVVGETIKRMAEQQLFFTEADTKGDALKEQVGRVQGGLTTEILPETSVLKVRYMDKNPQRALKILENLFIQYIGFHTGVYSPASAEGFFNETAKGFDTELKAKEDLLVQLARDGNTANPIQEIESNMQLRRMLEQQLDTTRSLWIEKDLFVKHLRDVLASQEVQFYAFIENESIRLLGEKVQTLVLERGQLLRIYSETSEKVRRVDEHVKSAYAALKSEVVDYTTNQETQLNTLRDQIESLEVRLEEINTRNLTLQETVIANQRVQREADLLKLSYDTFARRREEARISGSGGDTLFSVSVLSRPFFTGAPVFPRSNLLFVGALVGLITGFSLGFLREYFDHTFKKPEDVAKFADLPTIMSIPNWNVK; via the coding sequence ATGATACGCACCGAAGATTACATGCGAGAGTTCGTGCAGATCTGTTTTGCGCAAAAGCGGATCATCATCGGCACCACCATTTTGTTCACCCTGGCGGCGGCCGTCATCTGGCAGTTCTATCCCCCCACCTTTGCGGCGGATGGCTCCCTGCTGGTCAAGGGCAACCGCGTGCAGGTGGACCCCGGCACCCTGGAAAACGTGCAGGCGCGGGTGATGGAAATCACCATGCGCGAGCTGAATACGGAAAAAGAGATGCTGCTTTCGCCCGATGTTGTGGGGGAAACCATCAAGCGCATGGCCGAACAGCAGCTCTTCTTCACCGAGGCCGACACCAAAGGCGACGCCCTCAAGGAACAGGTGGGGCGAGTGCAGGGCGGCCTCACCACGGAAATCCTGCCGGAAACCAGCGTCCTCAAGGTGCGGTACATGGATAAGAATCCGCAACGCGCCCTCAAGATTCTGGAAAATCTCTTCATCCAGTACATCGGGTTCCACACCGGGGTCTATAGTCCGGCCAGTGCGGAAGGGTTCTTCAACGAGACCGCCAAAGGGTTCGATACGGAACTCAAGGCCAAGGAAGATTTGCTGGTGCAGCTCGCCAGGGATGGCAACACCGCCAATCCCATCCAGGAAATCGAAAGCAACATGCAGCTCCGGCGCATGCTGGAGCAGCAGTTGGACACCACGCGCAGCCTGTGGATAGAAAAAGACCTGTTCGTCAAGCATCTCCGGGACGTGCTGGCCTCGCAGGAAGTGCAGTTCTATGCCTTCATCGAGAACGAGTCCATCCGACTGCTGGGCGAAAAGGTGCAGACGCTGGTGCTGGAACGCGGGCAGCTGCTGCGCATCTACAGCGAGACCAGCGAGAAGGTGCGCCGTGTGGACGAGCACGTCAAATCGGCGTATGCCGCGCTGAAGTCCGAAGTGGTGGATTACACCACCAATCAGGAAACACAGCTCAACACCCTGCGCGACCAGATTGAGAGCCTTGAAGTGCGGCTTGAGGAAATCAATACCCGCAACCTCACCCTGCAGGAAACCGTCATCGCCAACCAGCGGGTGCAGCGCGAGGCAGATCTGCTCAAACTTTCGTACGACACCTTTGCCCGGCGTCGGGAAGAAGCGCGGATTTCCGGCTCCGGCGGGGATACGCTCTTCAGCGTCAGCGTGCTCTCGCGGCCGTTTTTCACCGGCGCGCCCGTGTTCCCGCGGTCCAACCTGCTGTTCGTCGGGGCGCTGGTGGGACTCATCACCGGATTTAGCCTCGGATTCTTGCGGGAATACTTTGACCACACCTTCAAAAAGCCGGAAGATGTGGCCAAGTTCGCGGATTTGCCTACAATTATGTCCATTCCAAACTGGAATGTCAAATAG
- a CDS encoding CpsD/CapB family tyrosine-protein kinase → MAAQTMGRLPEAIKAKLVKNTREMALAEGNLLSAGKGARSLFVTSSFKGEGKTTAALSLAYGLTINGSATVLLVDGNPTAPLLHQLFQVETAPGFTEFLQGGVQLADLIRGTDVRNLAVMPFGSSGLEISHILKANLLQERLTQLQEHFDYIIMDGGPVMSSSEVNVLAGQFDGVVLVVECEKTKWEVVQSAVERLRLVNGKVLGVVLNKRRYYIPAALYGKI, encoded by the coding sequence ATGGCGGCACAGACAATGGGGAGACTTCCGGAAGCCATCAAGGCAAAGCTCGTCAAAAACACGCGGGAAATGGCCTTGGCGGAGGGCAATCTCCTGAGCGCCGGCAAGGGCGCGCGGTCACTGTTTGTCACCAGCAGCTTCAAGGGTGAGGGAAAAACCACTGCTGCATTGTCCCTGGCTTACGGCCTCACCATCAACGGCTCTGCCACAGTGCTTCTGGTGGACGGCAATCCCACTGCCCCGTTGCTGCATCAGCTGTTTCAGGTGGAGACGGCTCCCGGGTTCACCGAGTTTCTGCAGGGCGGCGTGCAACTGGCGGATTTGATTCGCGGCACCGACGTCCGCAATCTGGCAGTCATGCCGTTTGGGTCCAGCGGACTGGAAATCAGCCATATTCTCAAGGCGAATCTGCTGCAGGAGCGACTCACGCAGCTGCAGGAGCACTTCGATTATATCATCATGGACGGCGGCCCGGTCATGAGTTCCTCAGAGGTCAACGTGCTGGCCGGCCAGTTCGACGGTGTCGTGCTGGTGGTGGAGTGCGAGAAAACCAAGTGGGAAGTGGTGCAAAGCGCTGTGGAGCGCCTGCGTCTGGTGAATGGAAAGGTGCTGGGCGTGGTGCTGAACAAGCGGCGCTACTATATTCCCGCAGCGCTGTACGGCAAAATCTAA
- a CDS encoding substrate-binding periplasmic protein codes for MALPRSWILGILLCTAGLTACLWWMDGDTLRMALSANASPRVVRLVSLEWPPYVGEQLPGQGASAMVLRKALAAAGLELHIEFMPWARVLETVRADTSYLGYFPEYYTEAQEDLFLFSQPMGASVLAFAEQRARPVPWARLEQLAPYRVGVVQGYVNSREFDALVAANVLQTEPVVDDRTNLRKLASGRLRLAVIDVMVFNYLLALDPSLTPLAGTLRLQEQRLEEKTLHVCLRKGPAGEAVLRALNSALAGLDIHAEQAAALAAMTPSSSSH; via the coding sequence ATGGCGCTGCCTCGTTCCTGGATCCTCGGCATCCTCCTCTGCACGGCAGGCCTGACGGCCTGTCTGTGGTGGATGGATGGTGATACCCTGCGAATGGCCCTTTCGGCGAATGCCTCGCCGCGGGTGGTGCGTCTGGTCTCCCTGGAGTGGCCGCCGTATGTCGGGGAGCAGTTGCCGGGCCAGGGCGCTTCCGCCATGGTGCTGCGCAAGGCGTTGGCCGCTGCGGGCCTGGAGCTGCACATAGAGTTCATGCCCTGGGCCAGGGTGCTGGAAACTGTGCGCGCCGACACATCCTATCTTGGCTATTTTCCTGAATATTATACGGAAGCCCAGGAAGATTTGTTCCTGTTCTCCCAGCCCATGGGTGCAAGCGTCCTGGCCTTTGCCGAACAGAGAGCCCGGCCCGTGCCCTGGGCACGGCTGGAGCAGCTGGCCCCGTACCGGGTGGGGGTGGTGCAGGGCTATGTGAATTCCCGGGAGTTCGACGCCCTGGTGGCCGCAAACGTGCTCCAGACCGAACCCGTGGTGGACGACCGCACCAACCTGCGCAAACTGGCCTCGGGGCGGCTGCGTCTGGCCGTCATTGATGTCATGGTCTTCAACTATCTGCTTGCCTTGGATCCTTCCCTCACCCCCCTGGCCGGCACGCTCCGGCTGCAGGAACAACGCCTCGAAGAAAAGACCCTGCATGTCTGCCTGCGCAAGGGGCCCGCGGGGGAGGCCGTCCTCCGCGCCCTGAACAGCGCCCTGGCAGGCCTGGACATTCATGCCGAGCAGGCCGCCGCCCTGGCGGCCATGACGCCTTCCTCCTCCTCGCACTGA
- a CDS encoding DUF134 domain-containing protein produces MGHRPVATLYKPQGVPGGLLKGVVLPLEGLEAMRLVDDLGLDQETAAAQMGVSRPTLGRMLSQARGLVARALASGWAIRIEQEDGQDGQDGQMSESSPCETGAPPHGCRRRACCARAAAMLHPIEPTEHEEQES; encoded by the coding sequence ATAGGCCATCGCCCCGTCGCCACCCTGTACAAGCCCCAGGGCGTGCCTGGCGGCCTGCTCAAGGGAGTGGTGTTGCCGCTGGAGGGGTTGGAGGCCATGCGCCTGGTGGACGATCTGGGCCTGGATCAGGAAACAGCCGCGGCGCAGATGGGCGTTTCCCGGCCCACCCTGGGGCGAATGCTGTCCCAGGCGCGGGGGCTGGTGGCCCGGGCGCTGGCGTCGGGCTGGGCCATCCGCATTGAGCAGGAAGACGGGCAGGACGGGCAGGACGGGCAGATGTCGGAGTCGTCCCCGTGCGAGACGGGAGCGCCGCCGCATGGCTGCCGGCGGCGGGCATGCTGCGCCCGGGCTGCAGCCATGTTGCATCCAATCGAACCAACAGAACACGAGGAGCAGGAGTCATGA
- a CDS encoding glycosyltransferase, which translates to MAQHPPAPRFAIVIPCWNEAANLAACVGSIRAAAADRHAVEIILVDNGSTDGSQAIARKLGVQVLENTNGRRVAIAALRNRGAAASCGEILCFLDADMRVPPRWLDAVDAAYAAGLTGLLGFVETTPQDAAVPWVARIWGERYVLRRAGVRDVDFLPGRNMNIPRAAFAVLGGFDETLHTSEDKDLTLRARDAGLGAISSDAVVLVHTGHEKSVSEFVRKEFWRQGGSLAFARKHRFRSRTLRQPLMAAGHLWCLVVMLACVLGLGTAQGMAWLGLLWLAPSVVSVWSGPARRKPWLALQLTVLEFLRWNVAGVALARQLVQEFNPVKR; encoded by the coding sequence ATGGCCCAACATCCGCCAGCGCCACGCTTCGCCATCGTCATTCCCTGCTGGAACGAGGCCGCCAACCTCGCCGCCTGCGTGGGCTCCATCCGGGCTGCCGCGGCCGACCGGCATGCCGTGGAAATCATCCTGGTGGACAACGGCTCCACCGACGGCTCCCAGGCCATTGCCCGGAAGCTGGGGGTGCAGGTGCTGGAGAACACCAACGGCCGGCGCGTGGCCATCGCCGCCCTGCGCAATCGTGGCGCCGCCGCCAGTTGTGGGGAGATTCTGTGTTTTCTGGATGCAGACATGCGGGTGCCGCCTCGCTGGTTGGATGCGGTGGATGCCGCATACGCCGCCGGCCTTACTGGCCTGCTGGGCTTTGTGGAAACCACGCCGCAGGACGCGGCGGTTCCCTGGGTGGCCCGCATCTGGGGGGAACGCTATGTGCTGCGTCGCGCCGGCGTGCGGGACGTGGACTTTCTGCCCGGCCGCAACATGAACATCCCCCGCGCCGCCTTTGCCGTCCTGGGCGGGTTCGACGAGACGCTGCACACCAGCGAAGACAAAGATCTGACCCTGCGCGCCAGAGATGCCGGCCTGGGGGCGATCTCCTCAGATGCCGTCGTACTCGTGCACACCGGCCATGAAAAAAGTGTGTCCGAGTTCGTGCGCAAGGAATTCTGGCGACAGGGCGGCAGCCTGGCCTTTGCCAGAAAGCACCGCTTTCGCAGCCGCACCCTGCGGCAGCCGTTGATGGCGGCCGGGCATCTGTGGTGTCTGGTGGTCATGCTGGCCTGCGTCCTGGGGCTGGGCACGGCGCAGGGCATGGCCTGGCTGGGGCTTCTGTGGCTGGCTCCGTCCGTGGTGTCCGTCTGGTCCGGTCCGGCCCGGCGCAAGCCCTGGCTGGCGCTGCAGCTCACTGTCCTGGAGTTCCTCCGCTGGAACGTGGCCGGCGTGGCCCTGGCCCGGCAGCTTGTCCAGGAATTCAACCCGGTGAAACGCTGA
- a CDS encoding DUF134 domain-containing protein, whose product MPRPRQCRLVQAAPKTVCFKPQGTPLRELVEVYLPVECFEALRLADHEGLTMEEAAAQMQVSRHTFGRILAQARKALATALVEGHALRIEGGEYQLASVCDACVAAQAAQVVRTIPEHAAPQEQNMQRIAVTAEGPGLDGLVDPRFGRAAGFVVVDAATMAAEYVDNGASQTLSHGAGINAAQVLAKSGAGVLLTGYVGPKAFQALQAAGIKVGQDLEGLTVRQAVQRFLDGQVPMAAGPNK is encoded by the coding sequence ATGCCCAGGCCCAGACAATGTCGGCTGGTGCAGGCCGCCCCCAAGACCGTGTGCTTCAAGCCGCAAGGCACGCCCCTGCGGGAGCTGGTGGAAGTGTACCTCCCTGTGGAATGCTTCGAGGCGCTGCGTCTGGCAGACCACGAAGGCCTGACCATGGAGGAGGCCGCCGCCCAAATGCAGGTGTCCCGGCACACCTTTGGCCGTATCCTGGCCCAGGCCCGCAAGGCCCTGGCCACGGCCCTGGTGGAAGGGCATGCCCTGCGCATTGAGGGTGGAGAATATCAACTGGCGTCGGTATGCGATGCTTGCGTGGCCGCCCAGGCCGCCCAGGTTGTCCGGACCATTCCGGAACATGCCGCACCACAGGAGCAAAATATGCAACGCATTGCAGTCACAGCAGAGGGTCCGGGTCTGGATGGTCTTGTGGATCCCCGTTTCGGCCGCGCCGCCGGCTTTGTGGTGGTGGACGCCGCCACCATGGCCGCGGAATACGTGGACAACGGCGCCTCGCAGACCCTTTCCCACGGCGCAGGCATCAACGCCGCCCAGGTGCTGGCCAAGTCCGGCGCGGGCGTGCTGCTCACGGGATATGTGGGCCCCAAGGCCTTCCAGGCCCTGCAGGCCGCGGGCATCAAGGTGGGGCAGGATCTGGAGGGCCTCACCGTGCGTCAGGCCGTGCAACGTTTTCTGGACGGGCAGGTCCCCATGGCTGCCGGTCCCAACAAATAG